The sequence below is a genomic window from Leisingera sp. M658.
AAGGATGTAGATCATCGCAGGCACCATGATGAAACCGCCGCCGACACCCATGATGGCGGCCAGAATACCGACGCAAATGCCGACCAGCACCGGCGGGATCACTGAAATGTACAGGCCCGAGGTGCGGAACCGCATCTTGAACGGCAGGGCATGTACCCAGCTGCGCTGGCGCCGTGCTGCAGGGGCCGCGCCGCCCGCTTTCTTGGACTTGCGGATGGCGTTCAGGCTTTCGACGAACATCAACCCGCCGACCACACCCAGGAAGACGACATAGCAAAGCTTGACCAGCAGATCGACCTGGCCAAGCGCCTTGAGGTAGTTGAACACCACCACCCCAAGCGCCGCGCCCATCAGGCCGCCGGCCTGCAGCACAAGCCCCATCTTGATATCGACCGTGCGCCTTCGAAAATGCGCCAGCACGCCGGAAAAGGACGAGGCGACAATCTGGTTCGCTTCCGTAGCCACCGCCACGGCCGGCGGGATGCCGATGAAAAACAACAGCGGCGTCATCAGAAAGCCGCCGCCGACTCCGAACATGCCCGAGAGAACCCCGACCATTCCCCCGAGGCCCAGGAGAAGGAAGGCATTGACCGAGACCTCAGCTATGGGAAGGTATATCTGCATGGTCCTTGTTAAACCGCAGTTCGTTCAGAAATCAATGATCTATGCCGCTCTGCAGCGTGCAGGACTGATTTGACGCATCAAACTGGACTTATCGTTGGGTTTGCGGAACGGGGGCAGGCGGGACGCTCCCGCGCCCGCAGGAGATGGCTGCGCCATCCCCTTGGCGGCCTTGGGCCGGGCACCGCACTGCGTGCGCTGCAACAGGGGTCTGCTGTGACGCCTCTGATGGGCAGAAAGGGAAACACCCGGCGCGGGGCCGGGTGTTTCAGCAGGGCAGACGCAGGGCTTAACGCTCTTTGACGTAAGGCTCGCCGCCAGCGCGGGGCGGGATTGCCTTGCCGACAAAACCTGCAAGAATCACCACCGTCAGCACGTAAGGCAGTGCGTCCATCGCCTGCACTGGAATGGTGATGCCGCCCAGTTCGATGTTCTGGAACCGCAGCGCGACGGCCTGCAAAAGGCCGAACAGCAGGCAGGCGCCCATCGCGTGCCAGGGCCGCCACTTGGCAAAGATCAGCGCCGCCAGCGCAATGAACCCGCGGCCCGCTGTCATGTCCTTGACAAAGCCTGCCTGCAACGCGGTGGCCAGATAAGCACCGGCAATGCCGCACAACAGGCCGCAGATCATCACTGCGGCATACCGCAGGCCAACTACGGAAACACCTGCAGTATCCACCGCCGCCGGGTTTTCCCCCACCGCACGCAAGCGCAGGCCAAAGCGGGTGCGGAACAGCACCCACCAAGTGGCAGGCACCGCCAGAAAGGCGATGTAGACCAGGATCGAATGGCCAGACAGCAGCTCGGAATAAACCGGCCCCAGTCCCGGCACGCCGGACAGGCTGTCGGCAAACGGCAAGGAGACCGGGCCAAACCGGCCGCCGCTGATCAGCGAAGGTGTGCGGCCGCCTTGCTGGAACCAGTCCTGTGCGATCAGCACGGTCATGCCTGCCGCGAGAAAGTTGATCGCCACGCCGGAAATCAGCTGATTGCCGCGGAAGGTGATCGACGCCACCCCGTGCAGGCCCGCCAGCACCAGCGAAGATCCGATACCGGCAAGCAGCCCCAGCCAGACATTGCCGGTGACGGCAGCGACAGCGGCGGAAAAGAAGGCCGCCATCAGCATCTTGCCTTCCAGGCCGATGTCGAAGATGCCCGCGCGTTCGGAAAAGAGGCCCGCGAGACAGGCCAGCAACAGCGGCGTCGCCAGACGGACGGTGGAGTCCAGCAGTTGGATGATCGTCAGGAAATCCATCAGCTCCGCCCCTTCCGCACCGCCAGAAAGATCTTTTCAAGCGGCATCCGCACCATGTTGTCCAGCGCGCCGGTGAACAGGATCACCAAGGCCTGGATCACCACGATCAGCTCGCGCGGGATTGAGGTCCAGAGCGCCAGCTCGGCGCCGCCCTGATACAGGAACCCGAACAGGATCGCCGCCAGGAATACGCCGAACGGATGGTTGCGGCCCATCAGTGCCACCGCAATGCCGATGAAACCGGCGCCTTCGGTGGCGTTCAGCACCAGCCGTTCGGCCTCGCCCATCACGTTGTTGACCGCCATCATGCCGGCCATCGCGCCGGAGATCAGCATCGCGATCATGACAGTCCGGACCGAGGAGATGCCGGCATAACGCGCTCCGGGTTCCGATTTGCCAAGCGAGCGGATTTCATAGCCCAACGGAGTGCGCCAGATCAGCAGCCAGATAAACAGGCAGGCGCCGACAGCAACCAGCAGGCTGACATTGGCCGGCGCCGATTTGGAAAAGCTGATGCCGACCGGGGCCAGCAGCTCATGCAAAGACGGCAGATGCACAGCTTCGGGAAACCGCGCGGTGGCCGGGTCCATCGAGCCTTGGGGGCGCAGCACGTTGACCAGCACATAATTCAGCACCGCCGCGGCGATGAAGTTGAACATGATGGTGGTGATCACGATATGGCTGCCGCGTTTGGCCTGCAGGTAGGCAGGGATTGCGGCCCATGCGGCGCCGAAAATCCCGGCACCCAAGGCGGCAAAAACCAGCGCCAGCGACCAATGCGGCCAGGGGATCAGCAGGCAGACCAGCGCCACGCCAAGCCCGCCCAGCATCGCCTGGCCCTCGCCGCCGATGTTGAACAGGCCGGCATGGGCAGCAACCGCCACGGCAAGGCCTGTGAACATGAAATTTGTGGCGTAATACAGCGTGTAGCCCCAGCCATAGGTCGAGCCTAGGGCGCCATCAACCATCAGTTTGACCGCGGCGACCGGGTCTTCGCCGATCCCGAGGATTACCAGGGCTGACAGGATCGCGGCCAGCAAAAGACTGATCAGCGGGATCAGGACCACATCGGCCCATTTCGGCATCTTTTCCATTTACGCGGCCTCCCCCGCGACACCGGCCATCAACAGGCCCAGCTCTTTCTCGTCGGTCTGATCGGCGGGGCGTTCCCCCATGATCACGCCGTCGAACATCACCGCAACCCGGTCCGCCAGCGACAGGATTTCCTCCAGCTCAACCGAGACCAGCAGGATCGCCTTGCCTTGATCGCGCAGCTCGACGATCTGTTTGTGAATGAATTCGATGGCGCCGATATCGACACCGCGGGTCGGCTGGCCGATCAGCAACAGCTCGGGGTTCCGCTCAATCTCGCGCGCGACGACGATTTTCTGCTGGTTGCCGCCGGAAAAGCTTTTGGCGGCCAGCCAGGGATCCGGCGGGCGCACGTCGAACTTCTCCATCTTGGCTTCGGTATCCGCCCGCAGGGCGGCGTTATCCATCAGCAAACCATTCCTGTAAGCCGGATCGCGGTGATAGCCAAAGGCCACGTTCTCCCAGGCGTGGAAGTCCATGATGAGGCCCTCGCGCTGGCGGTCCTCCGGCACATGACCGATATGGGCGTCCCGCCGCGCACGGGCGTCTGCGCCCTGGCCGCGCAGCGGCAAGGGGCTGCCATGCAGTTTTATGCTGCCGCTGCCTGCGCGCATGCCGCCCAGAACCTCCAGCAACTCTGACTGGCCATTGCCAGCCACGCCTGCGATGCCGACAATCTCGCCCGCGCGCACGGTCAGGTTAATCCCCTTGACGCGTTCAACGCCGGCCTCATCCACCACCCGCAGGTTCTCAATCTCCAGGATCGGGGCACCGGGCCGGGCAGGCACCTTGTCCACCCGCAACAGCACCTTGCGGCCGACCATCAGCTCGGCCAGATGTTCGGGGCTGGTCTCAGCCGTTTTGACGGTGGCGGTCATCTGGCCGCGCCGCATCACCGAAACGGTGTCGGTATACTCCATGATCTCCCGCAGCTTGTGGGTGATCAGGATGATGGTTTTGCCTTCGGCGCGCAGCCGGTCGAGGATACGGAACAGCTGGTCGGCCTCGGAGGGTGTCAGCACGCCGGTCGGCTCGTCCAGGATCAGGATCTCGGCCTTGCGGTACAGTGCCTTGAGTATCTCAACCCGCTGCTGCATGCCGACACCGATCTCGTCAATGCGGGCATCTGGGTCCACAAACAGCTCGTATTCCGCCTCCAGCGCCTTCAGCTCCTTGCGGGCGCGGCGCAGCGAAGGCATCAGCATGCCGCTGTCCTCGGCGCCCAGCACGATGTTTTCCAGCACGGTGAAGTTCTCCACCAGTTTGAAATGCTGGAACACCATGCCGATGCCGGCAGCAATCGCCGCCTGGCTGTCGGGGATCGCGGTGCGTTGCCCCTTGATCCAAACCTCGCCTTTGTCGGCCTTGTAGAATCCATAGAGGATCGACATCAGCGTTGATTTTCCCGCACCGTTTTCCCCGATGATCCCGTGAATGGTGCCGGGGGCGACGCTGATCGAGATGTCCTTGTTCGCCTGGACCGGGCCAAAGGCCTTGGAAATACCTTTGAGTTCAATGGCGGGGGCGGTCAATCGGGCTCTCCCATGCCTGTAAATCCAATCAGCCGCACCACCTTGCCGTCCTCAAGATCAGCAAAATACTGGCCGCGCACCATGCGCTGGCCGTCCTTTTCGAAATCCACCGTGGCGCGCACGTGGCCATGGTGTTCCGAGACGGCAACCACCTTGGCCGCGCCACCGGGCATCATCGCGCTGAACTGCGCGACATATTCCAGATAGGCATCACGGCCTTCGATTGGGGCAGGAGAGTTGGGATCGGAGTAGTAAAAACGAGGCCCGATGGCCGCGTCCGTTTTTGCAGCGCGGCCTTCAGGCGTTGGGTCGCCCCAGGCCGCAAACAGAGTGTGAAGTGAATCCGTCATGGCCTGGGGCTTTCTCTTTAGAAGCTCAGCGCGGGGCAGCTGTCATCCGACATGTAATCGTGCACCTTGATCTCGCCCGAGGCGATTTTGGCGGCAGCTTCATCCACGGCGGATTGCATCTCGGCAGAGACCAGGGAGGCGTTGTGCTCGTCCATGGCATAGCCGACACCGCCGTTGGCCAGGCCCATGACAGAGAAGCCGGTTTCCATGTCCGTGCCGTCGGTGAAGGCCTCAAACACGGCGTTACCGACCTTTTTGGTCATCGAGGTCAGCACCTTGCCCGGATGCAGGTGGTTCTGGTTGCTGTCCACGCCGATCGACAGGATACCTTCGTCAGCTGCGGTCTGCAGCACGCCGACGCCAGTGCCGCCTGCCGCGGCATAGACCACGTCAGCGCCCTGGCTGATCTGCGCCTTGGTCAGCTCGGATCCCTTCACCGGGTCGTTCCAGGCCGCCGGCGTGGTGCCGGTCATGTTGGAGATCACGTTGGCGTCCGGATTGGCCGCCTTGACCCCTTCGGCATAGCCGCAGGCGAACTTGCGGATCAGCGGAATGTCCATGCCGCCGATAAAGCCGACAGTGTTCGATTTCGACGCCATCGCCGCCATCATGCCAACCAGATAGGAACCTTCGTGCTCGTTGAACACAACCGAGCGCACGTTGTCGCCTTCAACCACCATGTCGATGATGGTGAATTTGGTGTCAGGATAATCCGCAGCCACCTGGCCCAGGGCATCGGCAAAGGCAAAACCGACCATCACAATCGGGTTGGCGCCGGCCTCGGCAAAGCGGCGCAGCGCCTGCTCGCGCTGGGCTTCGGACTGCAGCTCGATCTCGCGGTAGTTTCCGCCGGTCTCATCGGCCCAGCGCTGGGCGCCGCCATGGGCCGCCTCGTTAAAGCTTTTGTCGAACTTTCCGCCCAGGTCGAAGATCAGCGCAGGCTCGGCCAGCGCGGCACCTGCGGTCAGGGCCAGCGACGCGGCTGCGCCCATCAGCGATTTCATCAGGGTCATCAGGTTAACTCCCACTGTCATTATTGTTGGATGCAGCGGGGGTTTTCCGCTGCCCGGCCCCGTTCAGGCCTTAAAGGGTGCGGCAATTTAGCCTGCAGGTCGGGGAGGGGGTCAACCGCTTTTTGACCAAATGGTGCGGAATCCGCGCAACTGGCCTAAGGTAACGCTTTCCGCATCAGGATCGCGTCCGCTGCGGCGGCACCCTGGCGGGGGTAGTAGCCCTTCCGGCGGCCGCACTCCGCGAATCCGCCGGCCCGGTAAAGTGCCTGCGCTGGGGCATTGTCCTCGGCCACCTCCAGGAAGGCTTCGGCGGCACCTCGATCCAGGACGGCTGTTTCCCACTCGGCCATGCAGCGCCGCGCCAATCCCTGGCGCTGATGCGCAGGATCGGTGGCAATTGTCAGCAGTTCCGCCTCATCGGCAATTACCCGCACCAGGGCAAAACAGCGGGCATCGCCGGCGGCGAAAACCAGCGGGCTGTCCAGCAGTGCGGCAAACTCTGCCGCGTTCCAAGGGCGGGACCGGGTAAAGGCCGCGGCATGGGTCGCGGCCATCTTCTTTGGTGTCAGCGGTTCACTCATCAATCAGCGCAGGCGGAACATCACTGGAAGGCGCCGCATCTGCAGCGCGCAGGTACAGCGGTGCAGGCGGCTCAGTCACGGTGCGGAACTGTGCAGCGGCAATGCGTGCAACAGCTTCGGCAATCCCCGCCGGGCTTGCCTCGGGCGCAAAGGCCAGCCCGGCACCGCGGGCGGCATCTTCAGCCTCCTGGCGCGGCATCAGACGCGGTGCCTCGCCGGGCAATGCGGCATAGATCTGATCGCGCGGGGCGGGCACGGCGGGCAGGGTGCCTTCGGCAGCGCGGGCCTCAAACCCGTCGACGCCCACCGCCGGCACCTCCAGCCCCAGCGCCAGCCCGCGGGCGGCGGAAACGGCAATGCGGATGCCGGTGAAATTGCCGGGGCCGATGCCAACGCCAATCGCATCCAGATCCTGCCAGGTGGCACCGCCTTCGGCCAGCACCTCCTCCAGCAGCAGCATCAGCCGCTCAGCCTGGCCGCGGGTCATTTCCTCGAGCCGGGAGGCCAGCACCACATCGCCGCGCAGCAAAGCGGCCGCACAATGCGCGGCCGATGTGTCAAAACCCAGAACCAGCGGTTCGGACGTCATGGTTTGCCCTTTCGCAGCCAGTCAGACAGCAACCGGGCGCACCTCGGTGACTTCCGGGATGTAATGGCGCAACAGGTTCTCGATACCCATCTTCAGGGTCAGGGTCGAAGACGGGCAGCCGGCGCAGGCGCCCTGCATATGCAGATAGACCACACCGCGGTCAAAGCCGTGGAAGGTGATGTCGCCACCGTCCTGAGCCACCGCCGGGCGCACCCGGCTGTCCAGCAGCTCCTTGATCTGGTTGACGATCTCGGCATCCTCGCCGGAATGCTCGGCATGGCCGGAGGCTGGGTCGGCCGAGCCGTCCGCCATCACCGGCTGGCCGGATTGGAAATGCTCCATCACCGCGCCCAGGATAGCGGGCTTGATGTGGTCCCACTCAACGCTGTCCGCCTTGGTCACGGTCACAAAGTCATTGCCGAAAAAGACGCCGGTCACGCCGTCTACCGCAAAGATACGCGAGGCCAGCGGCGATTTGCCTGCGGCATCAGCACTTGGGAAATCAGCGGTGCCTGCTTCCAGAACGGTCTGGCCCGGCAGGAATTTCAGCGTCGCCGGGTTGGGCGTGGATTCAGTCTGAATGAACATGTCGGGTCTCCGTTAAGCGTGCCCCCGATATGCGCCCTGCGGCCCGCCAAGTCAAGATTTGGAACTATTCTAAATCGTTCGGGCTGCGGCGTGATCCAAAGCCTGTTCCAGCCGGTCGTCGCCCCAGAACAGTTCTGTGCCGCTGGTGAAGCTGGGCGCGCCGAAAATGCCTGCGGAGCTGGCCGCCTCGGTCTGTGCGCGCAGTGCCGATTTGATTTCAGGCGATTGCGCGCGGTCCAGCAGGTCCGCATCCAGTCCAGCTTTGTGCAAACAGTCCAGCAGAACGGGTTCGGCGGAGATATCGGCCCCGTCGCCGAACTGGGCCAGATACACGGCCTGTGCAAAAGCTTCGGTCCGGTCCTGCTCCGATGCGGCCAGCGCCAGCCGTGCAGCCATCAGTCCGTTTTGCGGAAACGGATCGGGGTGGCGGAACCGCAGACCGCGGGCTGCGCAGATCCGCTGCATGTCGCGCCACATATAGCGCCCTTTGGCCGGGTAGAGGTTGAACGGCGACGTGTCCCAGCCCTGGGCGGCAAAGATAGGACCCAGCAGAAACGGCTTCCAGATAACAGCAATGCCGCGCGCTTTGGCGGCGCTGCTGATCCTCATCGCGCTGAGATAGGAGTAGGTGGAGGCAAATTCGAACCAGAAAGCGACACTGCGTTCCATTGGCTTTACCCCCCCAAAAAAAAACTGTCAGGTAATGGCTTCCAGTTTTTCTTTCGACAGATCGCCTGGCACGATGGTGATCGGCACCGGCAGGGCGCCGGATGTTTTGGTCAGCTGAGTGACCAGCGGTCCCGGCCCTTTGCGCCCGGTGCCGGCACCCAGTACCAGCACGCCGATTTCCGCGTCGTCCTCAATGTACTTCAGAATTTCGGGCACCGGTTCGCCTTCGCGGATCACCAGATCGGGGTCGACGCCTTGGCGGTCGCGCATCCATTTGGCAAAGACCTCGAAATGGGCGTGGATCCGCTCGCGCGCCTCTTCCCGCATCACTTCGCCGACTCCGATCCAATGGTTGAACTCATCCGGCGGGATGACTGACAGGATGGTCACGCCCGCACCGGTATGCGCCGCCCGCATCGCGGCAAAGCGCATCGCGTTCAGGCATTCGCGGCTGTCATCCAGGACCACTAGGAATTTGCGCATCTTCGCTCTCTCGTTGTTCCGCAGCGGATCATGAACCAAGCGGGCGCATCAGGCAATAGAGCCACAACTGCCTGGCCGTTGCGTTCATCTGGCTCTAGGCATACCGCCAGTCAGGCTTGAGGGGGCGCTCCCGCTCCCGCAGGAGTTTCCGGCTGTGCCGGAACCCCCTTGGCGGCATTGGGCCGGGCGCCGCGCAGATGCGCGGCGCGGCACCGTGCGCAGGCACGGTGCAATGCCCAACCGCATCGCGGGCTTTTGCAAAAAAAGGCCGCAGGCGGACGGGAGCCTTGGCCGGCAGCGCTGTGCGCGCAGAACGTTACCGCTGGCCGGACGCCCAGTCCCAGTACATATCGCGCACCAGCTTGGCTACGGGACCGGCCTGATACTGGCACGCGTCAAAGGCGGTGACTGGGGTGATCTTGCTCATATTGCCGGAGAGAAAGACCTCGTCGGCCTCTTCGAAGTCCTGATAGCCTAGCACGCACTCATGTACCTTGATACCGTCTGCGCGCATGTGGCCGATGTGGCGGGCGCGGGTGATGCCGGCCAGAAACGTGCCGTTTGGGATCGGAGTGAACACCTCGCCATCGCGCACCATGAAGACATTGCTGGTCGCGGTTTCCGCCACATTGCCCATCGCATCCAGCGCCAGCGCATTGGAGAACCCTTTGCTGCGTGCCTCCCGCAGCATCCGGGCGTTGTTGGGGTACAGGCAGCCGGCCTTGGCATTCACCACCGCGTTTTCCAGGACGGGACGGCGGAAGCGGGTGCGGGTGAGCGTTGCCGCAGCAGCTTCCGGCGCCATCGGGATTTCCTCCAGACTGACCGCAAAGCAGGTGCTGTCCGCCTTGGGCGCGATCAGGGTTTCATCCCCGTCGGCCGCCCAGTACATGGGCCGGATATAGACCGCAACACCAGCCGCAAACCCCTCCAACCCTTCGCGGACTACCTCCACCATCTGCTCTGCCGAAAGCGTAGGCGTCATCATCAGCGCCTGGGCCGAAGCATTGGTGCGGGCGCAGTGCAGGTCCAGATCCGGGGTCACCCCGTCAAAGAACCGGGCGCCGTCAAACACCGAAGACCCCAGCCACATCGCATGATCCGCGGCCCGCATCACCGCCAGGTTGCCGTCATGCCATTTGCCGTCAAAATAGGTCCGGATAGTGCTGCCCGCTGCCATTTCATTGCCCTCGCTTTACGTGGCGAAACCTAGGCAGAGTTGGTGCGGCCGTCCAGACGGGCTTGCGGTCCAGACGGGTGGAATAGCGACCTTGAGATGCGCAAGTATCATGTTTTTCAGTGCCTTATGCGGCGGGCGTCGCGGATCTGACGTGGCGTCTTGTAGGTCAGTATTGCTGCCCATTTGTTTCGCGCGCGAAACATTCGGACAGTAATGCTGACCTGATCAACTCTTGCGTGTGCTGCCGGCAGGGTCCTGCGCGCCGCAAGGCGCGCCCGGCCCAACCGGGCAAGCGCATCTTGATGCGCGCAGGCCCGGACGGGAGTGCCTGGCTCCGGTTTGCTACGCAGCCGGTTTCAGCCCGGTCTTGCCAAGAATGGCCCCAGCGTCCTGCTGCCATCGGGCTTTCAGCCCGGCATTCGGGGTGCGGCGCAGACCCATGGCCTTGAGCCCTTCGAACTTCTCCGATGCTTCCTGGCCAAAGCTTGCGGCCACGCGCGGCCACCAGTAATCTGCCAGCTCCTGCAGGGCATCAGTACCTTGCGCCTCCACCAGCACCATCAGGCCTTCTTCGGCCAGTTCAGCATGGTGTGCCTCGACGGGCAGAATAGCGCGGAAGGCTTCGGCCAGCGGCTGGTAGGAGACATGGGACAGCTCCTCCAGCTGCAGTGCCACCGCACGGCCCATCAAGAGGTTCATCATCACCGCATCCGCCCAGCCTTCCAGCGGGTAGTTGAACACGGCCAGCCGCATGTCGTGCTTGGTCCGGCTCTGGCCGATATCCGCGCCGCGTTCCAGCCGGGCAGTCCAGGGGTGGTGGTCGGCATAACGCTCAATATCCGCGCCGAAGTCACCCATAATGCGCAGGACTTTTTCGGCGCTGTCGCTTTTCTCCAGCACGATCTTGGCGGCGGCGATGCGGGCCTTGATGCCCGGACCTTCGTTGATGATGTCGGCAAAGCCCGCGGCGCCCGCCAATTCGCTGTCAACAAAGGTTGCCATCATCTTCATCAGTTCGGCGCGGTAGCGCGGCGGCACGTTGGAAGGGTTGCTGAGCACGCCGCCCTGAGCCAAGTAGTTCTCAATACTCATGTCATCAGTCATGATCCGTTCTCCCTTGGGCAGGCGTTACTGGTCGTAATCGACCACGACGTTGTCAGTGACCGGATAGGCCTGGCAGGACAGCACATAGCCCTTCTCTACCTCGTAATCCTCCAACGCATGGTTGGCGACCATCTCGACTTCACCCTCCAGCACCTTGCAGCGGCAGGTGGAGCAAACGCCGGCCTTGCAGGCATAGGGCGCATCCATTGCGTTTTCCAACGCTGCATCCAGCAGGGTCATGTCCTTGCCCATCTCGACGGTCTGGGTGGCGCCGTCCAAGGTGATCGCAGCCTTGGTCTGATTGGCGCTGCTGGCAGCATCACTTGCGGCGGCCTTGCGTTTGGCGCGGCCCGGCTGGGCAGAGGCGAACAGCTCAAACTTGATCTGGCTGTCGTCCAGACCGGCAGTGCGCAGCGCGGCGGCGATGCCCAGCATCATCGGTTCCGGGCCGCAGATGAAGGCGGTGCCGACCGATTTGATATCTATCCAACGCTCAAACAGCTGGGCGCATTTCTCCTCGGTCACCAGACCGGTGAACAGGTCGATTTCCTGCGCGTCCGATTCCAGCACATGGATCACGTTGAAGCGGCCCATGTAGAGGTTCTTGAGATCCTCCAGCTCCTCGCGGAACATGATCGTGTTCACGCCCTTGTTGGCGTAGACCAGTGTGAAGGAGGCGTTCGGCTCTGCCGCCAGCGTGGTCTTGAGGATCGACAGTACCGGGGTAATGCCGGAACCGCCGGCAAAGCCCAGGTAGTGCTTCTCGGCCGCCTCATTAAGCGGGGTGAAGAAACTGCCCATCGGCGCCATCGCCTGCAGGGTGTCGCCGGCCTTCAGGTCGGTGTTGGCCCAGGTTGAAAACGCGCCGCCGTCGACGCGCTTGATGCCGACCTGCAGGATGCCCTCATCGCGTCCGGCACAGATCGAGTAGCTGCGGCGCAACTCCTCGCCGTCGAAGTCGCGGCGGAAGGTCAGGTACTGGCCTTGGGTGAAATCGAATTCTTCTGCCGCGCCGCCCGCGGGCTTCAGGGTGACAACCACCGCATCGCGGATGGTTTTACGGACGTCGGTGACTTCAAGGTCGTGAAAGCGCGCCATCAGGGTCTCCTCAGATGCACTTGAAATAATCAAAGGGTTCAAGGCAGTCCTGGCAGCGCCAGTGGGCCTTGCAGGGGGTCGAGCCGAACTGGCTGACCTTGGTGACATGTGTACTGCC
It includes:
- a CDS encoding 2Fe-2S iron-sulfur cluster-binding protein — its product is MARFHDLEVTDVRKTIRDAVVVTLKPAGGAAEEFDFTQGQYLTFRRDFDGEELRRSYSICAGRDEGILQVGIKRVDGGAFSTWANTDLKAGDTLQAMAPMGSFFTPLNEAAEKHYLGFAGGSGITPVLSILKTTLAAEPNASFTLVYANKGVNTIMFREELEDLKNLYMGRFNVIHVLESDAQEIDLFTGLVTEEKCAQLFERWIDIKSVGTAFICGPEPMMLGIAAALRTAGLDDSQIKFELFASAQPGRAKRKAAASDAASSANQTKAAITLDGATQTVEMGKDMTLLDAALENAMDAPYACKAGVCSTCRCKVLEGEVEMVANHALEDYEVEKGYVLSCQAYPVTDNVVVDYDQ
- a CDS encoding branched-chain amino acid aminotransferase translates to MAAGSTIRTYFDGKWHDGNLAVMRAADHAMWLGSSVFDGARFFDGVTPDLDLHCARTNASAQALMMTPTLSAEQMVEVVREGLEGFAAGVAVYIRPMYWAADGDETLIAPKADSTCFAVSLEEIPMAPEAAAATLTRTRFRRPVLENAVVNAKAGCLYPNNARMLREARSKGFSNALALDAMGNVAETATSNVFMVRDGEVFTPIPNGTFLAGITRARHIGHMRADGIKVHECVLGYQDFEEADEVFLSGNMSKITPVTAFDACQYQAGPVAKLVRDMYWDWASGQR
- a CDS encoding Phenylacetic acid catabolic protein; this translates as MTDDMSIENYLAQGGVLSNPSNVPPRYRAELMKMMATFVDSELAGAAGFADIINEGPGIKARIAAAKIVLEKSDSAEKVLRIMGDFGADIERYADHHPWTARLERGADIGQSRTKHDMRLAVFNYPLEGWADAVMMNLLMGRAVALQLEELSHVSYQPLAEAFRAILPVEAHHAELAEEGLMVLVEAQGTDALQELADYWWPRVAASFGQEASEKFEGLKAMGLRRTPNAGLKARWQQDAGAILGKTGLKPAA